One stretch of Pirellulales bacterium DNA includes these proteins:
- a CDS encoding alpha-galactosidase, which yields MEHYRSRGRQLLALAAAVVFAVLAPATARAVTPTADELEDARRWTAASLTNDEAPVEPSFSFTLGGKPSADFLRHWQRSHTSRKLDNMRTEHTLTLTQPDGGLVVCCVGIEYDDFPAVEWTVYFQNNGPTESPILENIQALDCRWQRGGEGEFLLHHAIGSPATKSDYGPRETPLPPGASQRIGAAGGRPTNSDLSYFNLEWPGRGVILAVGWPGQWAAEFDRDEAAGIRIRTGQELTHFKLMAGEEVRTPMIALLFWRGDWIRGQNLWRRWMIVHNLPRPGGKLPPPQFVASSSRAYGEMIGANEQNQIMHIDRYVEERIKLDYWWMDAGWYVQQQGWPQVGTWEVDPKRFPHGFRPISDHAHAQGIKILVWFEPERVTPGTWLYENHPEWLLAATPHKGGLRSWATKEFGSDPNVTCNQTDQVCSLANIVWEPGRLSLHPGPQGQYSVVRFTAPEAGEYAIDAAFLAIDQSTTTDVHLLDGDRSVLDNFINLHGQGKRTAYAGKLNLAKGATLDFAVGWGNGSYICDSTGLEARLTAPSGKVYDPAKEFSPDRNPNGPWSYGFLKPGPKPDGTRLRLYDHASESGENETRLLNLGNPAARQWLTDHVDHLLTEQGIDLYRQDFNMDPLAYWRANDAPDRQGITEIRHVCGYLAYWDELRRRHPQLLIDTCASGGRRNDLETLRRAVPLWRSDYAFEPIGHQCMTYGISFWIPYHGTGTVACANAAYYGGGLTPIEPYAFWSNTAPSLGCGIDIRVKKIDYDALRRLIAQWRQINPYYFDDYYPLTPYSQDDKAWIAWQFDRPETGEGLIEAFRRAESSQDTLPLQLRGLDPTARFIATNLDAPDKPIVLSGHELGVTGLPVHITDHPGAAVFIYHKQAD from the coding sequence ATGGAACACTACCGCTCGCGTGGTCGGCAGCTGCTCGCCCTGGCAGCGGCCGTAGTTTTCGCGGTTCTTGCTCCGGCCACGGCTCGGGCCGTGACGCCGACGGCGGATGAATTGGAGGACGCGCGACGCTGGACTGCCGCCTCGCTAACGAACGACGAGGCGCCGGTCGAACCCTCGTTTTCATTCACGCTCGGCGGCAAGCCATCCGCCGATTTTTTGCGGCATTGGCAGCGGAGCCACACTTCCCGCAAGCTGGACAACATGCGAACCGAGCACACGCTTACGTTGACTCAGCCCGACGGCGGGTTGGTCGTGTGCTGCGTGGGAATCGAATACGACGATTTTCCGGCCGTCGAGTGGACCGTGTATTTTCAGAACAACGGTCCCACGGAGAGTCCGATCCTGGAAAACATTCAAGCCCTCGACTGCCGCTGGCAGCGCGGCGGCGAGGGAGAATTCCTCCTGCACCACGCGATCGGCTCGCCGGCCACCAAGAGCGATTACGGCCCGCGAGAAACGCCGCTTCCTCCCGGCGCCAGCCAGCGGATTGGCGCAGCCGGCGGCCGGCCCACGAATAGCGATCTTTCGTATTTCAATCTCGAATGGCCCGGTCGGGGCGTGATTCTCGCCGTCGGGTGGCCCGGCCAATGGGCGGCCGAATTCGATCGCGACGAAGCCGCCGGGATTCGCATTCGGACCGGGCAGGAGTTGACCCATTTCAAGCTCATGGCGGGCGAAGAAGTGCGCACGCCAATGATAGCATTGCTCTTCTGGCGCGGCGATTGGATTCGAGGCCAGAACCTATGGCGGCGGTGGATGATCGTTCACAATCTGCCGCGGCCGGGCGGAAAACTCCCCCCGCCGCAGTTTGTCGCCTCCAGCTCGCGCGCCTATGGCGAAATGATCGGCGCCAACGAGCAGAATCAAATCATGCACATTGACCGCTACGTTGAAGAACGTATTAAGCTCGACTACTGGTGGATGGACGCCGGCTGGTACGTGCAGCAGCAGGGATGGCCGCAGGTCGGCACTTGGGAGGTCGATCCGAAGAGGTTCCCGCACGGCTTTCGGCCTATCAGCGACCATGCCCACGCCCAAGGAATCAAGATTCTCGTCTGGTTTGAGCCGGAACGAGTAACGCCCGGCACTTGGCTCTACGAGAACCATCCCGAATGGTTGCTCGCGGCGACGCCGCACAAAGGCGGCCTGCGCTCCTGGGCGACGAAGGAGTTTGGTTCCGATCCCAATGTGACTTGCAATCAGACTGACCAAGTGTGTTCGCTGGCCAACATCGTTTGGGAGCCGGGGCGACTCTCGCTGCATCCGGGACCGCAGGGCCAATACAGCGTGGTCCGCTTCACCGCTCCCGAGGCGGGCGAGTATGCCATCGACGCCGCCTTCCTGGCCATCGACCAAAGCACCACGACCGACGTGCATCTGCTCGATGGCGACCGCTCGGTGCTCGACAACTTCATCAATCTTCACGGCCAAGGGAAGCGAACGGCTTACGCCGGCAAGCTGAACCTCGCCAAGGGAGCGACGCTCGACTTCGCCGTCGGCTGGGGAAACGGTTCGTATATTTGCGATTCGACAGGTTTGGAGGCCCGGCTCACGGCCCCGTCAGGCAAAGTGTACGATCCGGCTAAGGAGTTCAGCCCGGACCGCAATCCGAACGGCCCGTGGAGCTACGGCTTCTTGAAGCCTGGCCCAAAGCCCGATGGCACTAGACTGCGCCTCTATGACCATGCCTCCGAATCCGGCGAGAACGAAACTCGGCTCTTGAACCTAGGCAATCCGGCGGCCCGGCAATGGCTCACCGATCATGTCGACCATTTGCTCACCGAACAAGGGATCGACCTCTATCGGCAGGATTTCAACATGGACCCCTTGGCATATTGGCGGGCCAACGACGCGCCGGACCGGCAAGGGATCACGGAGATCCGGCACGTTTGCGGCTACCTCGCCTATTGGGACGAATTGCGGCGGCGGCATCCGCAACTGCTGATCGACACCTGTGCCAGCGGCGGACGGCGCAATGATCTGGAAACCCTGCGCCGGGCCGTGCCCCTCTGGCGCAGCGATTATGCCTTTGAGCCGATTGGCCATCAGTGCATGACCTACGGCATCTCGTTTTGGATTCCTTATCATGGCACCGGCACGGTGGCCTGTGCCAATGCCGCATATTACGGCGGCGGGTTGACTCCGATCGAACCGTATGCCTTTTGGAGCAACACGGCCCCGAGCCTTGGCTGCGGAATCGACATTCGGGTGAAGAAGATCGACTACGATGCGCTGCGCCGCCTGATCGCCCAATGGCGGCAGATCAACCCCTACTACTTCGACGACTACTACCCGCTGACCCCATACAGCCAGGACGACAAAGCGTGGATCGCCTGGCAATTCGACCGGCCGGAAACGGGCGAGGGGCTGATCGAAGCGTTTCGGCGTGCGGAAAGCAGTCAGGACACGCTGCCCCTGCAGCTCCGCGGTCTCGATCCGACCGCCCGCTTCATCGCGACCAACCTCGACGCGCCCGACAAACCGATCGTCCTTTCAGGCCATGAACTCGGCGTCACCGGTTTGCCCGTCCATATCACCGACCATCCGGGAGCGGCGGTGTTCATTTATCACAAACAAGCGGATTAA